A window of Roseateles sp. XES5 genomic DNA:
GTTCCTCCATCAATTCCATGGTCTATCTCAGAGGGCACCCGTCCGACTACGACCGCTGGGCGGCGGAGTTCGGCTTGCCGGCATGGGACTACGCCCATTGCCTGCCCTATTTCAAGAAGGCCGAGCGCAACCAGCGGGGAGAAAATGCCTGGCATGGCGGATCGGGCCCGCTCGGCGTGAGCCGGGGCGCGTCGACCAACGTCCTGTACGATGCGTTCGTCGCGTCCGGGGAAGAGGCCGGCATCGGAACCTCGGACGACCTCAACGGCTACAAGCCGGAAGGTCTCGCTCGCTATGACAGCACGAAGTGGAACGGCCGTCGCTGTTCTGCCGCCGTCGCCTATCTCCATCCCGCGGCCAGCCGGCCGAACCTGACGATCGTGACCGATGCGCTGGTCGAGAAGGTCGTCATCGAAGGCGGGCGGGCCGGGTCGATCGCCGTCCGACATCGCGGCAGGCGCTATGTCGTTCGTGCGGACCGCGAGATCGTCCTGAGCGGCGGGGCGATCAATTCTCCGCAATTGCTTCTGTTGTCGGGCGTCGGCCCGGCCGAAACGCTTCAGCGCATGGGTGTCGCGGTCCAGGCTGACCTTCCCGGCGTCGGCAGGAACCTCCAGGATCACATCGATCTCGTGATGCAATGGAGCTGCCGCAAGGACGTCACCCTGAAGCATCTCGCCAATCCACTCGTCAAGGCGGTCGTCGGCGCGCGCTGGCTTCTCGACAGACGTGGCCCGGTCGCCTCAAACATCTGGGAGGCCGGGGGGCTCGTGCGGACGGAAGGCGGGCTCCCGGCTCCGAACATCCAGTACCATTTCGCGCCCGTGGCGATGCGCTATGTCGGCAACGAGATCCGGCTCGAGCAGGGTTTCCAGATGCATGTGAGCCAGCTCCGGCAGGACGCGCGCGGCCATATCGAGCTTGCGAGCGCGGATCCGGCAAAGTCCCCGAGGATCGTCTTCAATTTCCTGCAAACCGGGAAGGACAGGCGAGAACTCGTCGACGGTGTGATGATGGCCCGTGACATCGTCAACCAGCCTGCGCTGCGCGCGTTCTTGGGCGAGGAACTACTGCCCGGGCCGGCCGTGACCTCGCGCGATGACATCCTGCGTTTCGTGCAAGGCGTCAGCGAGACGGAATTCCATCCAAGCTGCTCGTGCCGAATGGGAAGCGACGATCTCGCGGTGGTCGATGCGGATCTCAAGGTCAGGGGGGTGGACGGACTTCGGGTCGTCGACGCCTCCGTCATGCCGAACGTGATCAGTTCGAACCTCAATGCCACCGTCATCATGATCGCGGAGAAGGCCGCCGACAGCATCCTCGGGCGTCCGGCCCTCGACCCGGAACGTCCGCTCTTCTTCTTCGACGAGAAGCAGGTCGCCTGAGACGCG
This region includes:
- a CDS encoding choline dehydrogenase — protein: MASFARNPLEGSYDYIVVGAGSAGCVLANRLSAEAGVRVLVLEAGGRDRSLFIHMPAGVYKVWNDPKLNWNYASDPEDEMHGRQIPVPRGKVLGGSSSINSMVYLRGHPSDYDRWAAEFGLPAWDYAHCLPYFKKAERNQRGENAWHGGSGPLGVSRGASTNVLYDAFVASGEEAGIGTSDDLNGYKPEGLARYDSTKWNGRRCSAAVAYLHPAASRPNLTIVTDALVEKVVIEGGRAGSIAVRHRGRRYVVRADREIVLSGGAINSPQLLLLSGVGPAETLQRMGVAVQADLPGVGRNLQDHIDLVMQWSCRKDVTLKHLANPLVKAVVGARWLLDRRGPVASNIWEAGGLVRTEGGLPAPNIQYHFAPVAMRYVGNEIRLEQGFQMHVSQLRQDARGHIELASADPAKSPRIVFNFLQTGKDRRELVDGVMMARDIVNQPALRAFLGEELLPGPAVTSRDDILRFVQGVSETEFHPSCSCRMGSDDLAVVDADLKVRGVDGLRVVDASVMPNVISSNLNATVIMIAEKAADSILGRPALDPERPLFFFDEKQVA